ATATATTCTTTATTATTAAATAGAAAATGAATATTTAATATATTATACAAAAAAAAATCAACTAAAAATTAATTAATTAATTATATTAAATATTTTTGATTGTATTCTTAATATAAGAATATTAAATTTACTATATTGTTAAATATAGAATATAATATCAATTATATTGATAAACATTCTTTAATAATAAAATAGGATGTAAGAAAAATGGAAAGAATCATTGAAAAAACTATATATGCCTCTCGTTGGTTAATGTTTCCAGTTTATGTGGGTTTATCTTTTGGATTTATATTATTAACGGTTAAATTCTTTCAGCAAATTATATATGTTATTCCTGATATACTAATTATGTCTGAATCAGGATTAGTTTTAATTGTTTTATCTTTAATTGATATAGCTTTAGTTGGTGGTTTATTAGTTATGGTAATGTTTTCTGGATACGAGAATTTTATAGCTAAAATGCAAACTAATCATAGAATTGAAAGATTAGGTTGGATGGGTACTATGGATGTAAATTCTATTAAAAATAAAGTTGCATCATCTATAGTTGCAATTTCTTCTGTACATCTTTTACGCCTTTTCATGGAGGCTGAAAAAATATCTAATGATAAGATTATGTGGTGTGTAGTGATACATTTAACTTTTGTTTTTTCTGCTTTCGGGATGGCTTATATTGATAAGATGAGTAAAAAAAAATAATTATTAATGATAATAAAAATTGCTATTCTGCTTTTCTCTTTATTTAATATTCAATTATTTTATTTTTTAAAAATATTAGATATAAATTTATTTAACTATGTAGTTGAATAGTTATTTTTTTTAAAATAATAGTTTATTAATAAATGAAGTTTTTTTGTTTGTTTTTTTTTTATTATATAAGATTTTAAAGAATTAATATTAATTTTGCATCTATTTCATTTTAAAAAGCATCTAAATATTACTGTCAGAATAATTTTCTTTCGCTATTTTTTTCAAATAA
The sequence above is a segment of the Buchnera aphidicola (Pemphigus populi) genome. Coding sequences within it:
- a CDS encoding TIGR00645 family protein, with the translated sequence MERIIEKTIYASRWLMFPVYVGLSFGFILLTVKFFQQIIYVIPDILIMSESGLVLIVLSLIDIALVGGLLVMVMFSGYENFIAKMQTNHRIERLGWMGTMDVNSIKNKVASSIVAISSVHLLRLFMEAEKISNDKIMWCVVIHLTFVFSAFGMAYIDKMSKKK